Proteins found in one Salinimonas lutimaris genomic segment:
- a CDS encoding DUF2608 domain-containing protein has translation MNKTLLGTILVTAMLVTGCTTTTSVPPVVVSDTDVTSFSDISTHIGQLNARYGADKVLIVTDIDNTLLTSTSDLGSDIWYQWQAGKLSVKPHPDQQVNCLYADAIGLLYELAPQQLIEPGTPQWLARWQQQGNHVVALTARSPSTRAATERELARAGMDFTKTPLTTADNTQLMINGADARPYTYLNGIMMTSGQHKGHMLQTLLDKAGQTFQAIVFIDDSDKNVSHMTEAYELQGDTSLTAFHYTLVEERRIARFGAVLTPQQADTMASQWQALNRTLNDIYPARDKQGTCLTPQ, from the coding sequence TGCTCGGCACTATACTGGTTACCGCTATGCTGGTAACTGGCTGCACCACAACAACATCCGTCCCGCCGGTGGTTGTCAGTGATACTGACGTCACCAGTTTTTCCGATATCAGCACACATATCGGTCAGCTGAATGCCCGTTACGGCGCCGACAAAGTGCTGATTGTGACTGATATCGATAACACATTGCTGACCAGCACCAGCGATCTGGGCAGTGATATCTGGTATCAGTGGCAGGCCGGCAAGCTGTCTGTCAAGCCGCACCCTGATCAGCAGGTGAATTGTCTGTATGCTGATGCCATCGGACTTTTATACGAGTTGGCGCCACAACAGCTGATTGAACCGGGCACACCACAATGGCTGGCTCGCTGGCAGCAACAGGGCAATCATGTTGTTGCACTGACCGCCCGCTCGCCATCTACCCGCGCCGCTACCGAGCGCGAACTGGCCCGGGCCGGTATGGATTTCACTAAAACCCCGTTAACCACCGCCGACAATACACAACTGATGATAAACGGTGCGGATGCCCGGCCGTACACCTACCTGAACGGTATCATGATGACCTCGGGGCAACATAAAGGGCATATGCTACAAACACTGCTGGATAAAGCCGGACAGACCTTTCAGGCCATTGTGTTTATTGATGACAGTGACAAAAATGTCAGTCACATGACCGAGGCTTATGAATTACAGGGAGATACCAGTTTAACCGCATTTCATTACACCCTGGTAGAAGAACGCAGAATCGCGCGGTTTGGCGCGGTGTTAACCCCGCAGCAGGCCGATACCATGGCCAGTCAGTGGCAGGCACTCAACCGGACTTTGAATGACATCTACCCGGCGCGGGATAAACAAGGGACCTGTCTGACCCCTCAATAA